Proteins co-encoded in one Catalinimonas alkaloidigena genomic window:
- a CDS encoding AraC family transcriptional regulator — protein sequence ADTLHFSSASFFSRYVRRELGMSPTEYRQRLN from the coding sequence GCCGATACACTCCACTTCTCCAGCGCCTCCTTTTTCAGTCGCTACGTGCGTCGGGAATTGGGAATGTCTCCCACGGAGTATCGACAGCGGTTGAATTAA